The following are from one region of the Capsicum annuum cultivar UCD-10X-F1 chromosome 1, UCD10Xv1.1, whole genome shotgun sequence genome:
- the LOC107860443 gene encoding putative pentatricopeptide repeat-containing protein At1g16830: MLSILFSIRRIPSLRILKIQSFRTLFSQIQHFPDPKPSVKFPQHSRIILTPTIVHTTISSCRSDILAFSFFLWCAKQPNYFHDKATFTHVVSIVSRLTLNFGTVKRIIKELEEVGCVINPQTLLFLLRIYWFGGMYDRVFEAFEEMLMYGYTPNTFSRNIVMDVLFKIERVEVALRVLKENQVPNFLSYSIAVCNLCKLNDLVNLQDVLTTMLRKSFYPNEETFFVILNCYCKGGCIAEAKQVLALMIVLGVTICQRVWSILIDVHCKAGNMDAASDLLKKMVESGYSPNVVTCTSLIKGFFESRMPNKAFGILDAMESKGCFPDLVLCNVLIDCLSKMGRYEDAINAYFLLREQRLVPDSYTLCSLITTVCLSKQFTELPLLITGFKIQPDLVACNSFLSYFCKAGYPAGAVEFYNDMIDRGFIADKYTFAGLLTGLCRSGRIEEAVKVHRGLVRSHVGLDSHIITVIINGLIKSGKFHKAISLIKKAASEKSQLDDVSYTIAIRGLLTGGEFGEAYALFRQMKEVGLAPSKQTYNLILSGFCKRSDVSMVEEILLEMVDASVEVDHFSLRFMKNLLYRSRRSASLFTLLTDGSTSGILPREAYAELFNELVQPVNTRNVHTDRSTNIDFSISSSDEIQELAVSVG; encoded by the coding sequence ATGTTATCGATATTGTTTTCCATTCGAAGAATCCCTTCACTTCGAATCCTCAAAATCCAATCTTTCCGAACTCTATTCTCACAAATTCAACATTTTCCTGACCCAAAACCTTCTGTAAAGTTCCCTCAACATTCAAGAATCATACTCACCCCTACAATTGTACATACGACAATATCCAGTTGCCGTTCCGACATTCttgctttctcttttttcttatggTGTGCAAAGCAACCCAATTACTTTCACGATAAGGCCACATTCACTCATGTGGTTAGTATTGTGTCTCGGTTGACGTTGAATTTTGGAACAGTGAAAAGGATTATTAAGGAATTGGAGGAGGTTGGTTGTGTAATAAATCCACAAactttgttgtttttgttgaggATTTATTGGTTTGGTGGAATGTATGATAGAGTTTTCGAGGCATTTGAGGAAATGCTTATGTATGGCTATACGCCAAATACTTTTTCTAGGAACATTGTAATGGATGTTTTGTTTAAGATTGAGCGTGTTGAAGTAGCGCTTAGAGTTCTGAAAGAAAATCAGGTTCCGAATTTTTTATCGTATAGTATTGCTGTGTGTAACTTGTGTAAGCTTAATGATTTGGTTAATCTTCAGGATGTACTTACGACTATGTTGAGGAAAAGTTTTTATCCTAATGAGGAGacattttttgtgattttgaattGTTATTGTAAAGGAGGTTGTATAGCAGAGGCAAAACAGGTATTGGCGTTGATGATAGTTTTGGGTGTTACTATATGCCAAAGAGTTTGGAGTATATTAATAGATGTTCACTGTAAAGCTGGGAACATGGATGCTGCGAGTGATTTACTTAAGAAGATGGTAGAGAGTGGTTATTCACCAAATGTTGTAACTTGCACGTCATTGATCAAGGGATTTTTTGAGTCTCGGATGCCAAACAAGGCATTTGGGATCTTGGATGCCATGGAGTCAAAAGGATGCTTCCCTGATTTGGTTCTTTGTAATGTGTTAATAGACTGCCTCTCAAAAATGGGGAGGTATGAAGATGCAATTAATGCTTACTTCCTTTTGCGGGAGCAAAGGCTAGTACCCGATTCTTATACTCTTTGTTCTTTGATTACAACCGTTTGTCTCTCTAAGCAATTCACTGAACTACCTCTGCTCATAACTGGCTTCAAGATCCAACCTGATTTAGTTGCTTGTAACTCTTTCCTTAGCTATTTCTGCAAAGCTGGTTATCCTGCTGGTGCCGTTGAATTTTACAATGACATGATAGATAGAGGTTTCATAGCAGATAAGTATACCTTTGCTGGATTATTGACTGGATTATGCAGGTCTGGTAGGATAGAAGAGGCAGTCAAGGTGCACAGAGGACTCGTTAGAAGTCACGTTGGGCTTGATTCTCATATAATTACTGTGATAATAAACGGGCTAATAAAATCTGGTAAATTTCACAAAGCTATTAGCTTGATCAAGAAAGCCGCTTCGGAGAAGTCCCAATTAGATGATGTTTCTTACACTATTGCCATTAGAGGACTTCTTACTGGTGGTGAATTTGGAGAAGCTTATGCCTTGTTCCGCCAAATGAAAGAGGTCGGTCTAGCCCCAAGTAAACAGACCTATAATCTGATTCTTTCAGGTTTCTGTAAAAGAAGTGATGTTAGCATGGTTGAAGAGATCTTACTTGAAATGGTTGATGCTAGTGTTGAAGTTGACCATTTTAGTCTGAGGTTTATGAAAAATCTCCTGTATAGATCCCGCCGTTCTGCTTCACTCTTTACTCTATTAACTGATGGTTCAACTTCTGGAATCCTTCCAAGAGAAGCATATGCGGAATTGTTCAATGAGCTAGTTCAGCCAGTAAACACCAGAAATGTGCACACAGACAGGTCTACGAACATTGATTTTAGCATATCCAGCTCAGATGAAATCCAGGAGTTGGCTGTTTCAGTTGGTTGA
- the LOC107842003 gene encoding pyruvate, phosphate dikinase 2 isoform X1 produces MSSTMKGLLLKPNTDVNDTYMRKLLKQKYKEQQFLVNYPSVGINMSCSTWSKVIRCHQQEPNGFSNSPTPIKKQNLPPQAILTPVSDPTSTAKKRVYTFGKGKSEGNKGMKSLLGGKGANLAEMASIGLSVPPGLTISTEACQEYQIAKKLPQGLWEEILDGLKAVEKNMGAFLGDPSKPLLLSVRSGAAISMPGMMDTVLNLGLSDEVVAGLAAKSGERFAYDSYRRFLDMFGDVVMGISHSLFAEKLEKLKDIKGVKLDTELTASDLKQLVEQYKNVYIEAKGEKFPSDPKRQLELAVKAVFDSWDSPRAIKYRSINQITGLKGTAVNIQCMVFGNMGNTSGTGVLFTRNPSTGEKKLYGEFLVNAQGEDVVAGIRTPQDLDTMKKRMPEAYRELVENCEILEKHYKDMMDIEFTVQENRLWMLQCRAGKRTGKGAVKIAVDMVNEGLVDKCTAIMRVEPQHLDQLLHPQFENPSAYKDKVIAKGLPASPGAAVGQVVFSAEDAEAWHAQGKSAILVRTETSPEDVGGMHAAAGILTARGGMTSHAAVVARGWGKCCVSGCADIGVNELEKVLIIGDKVIHEGDWLSLNGSTGEVILGKQPLSPPALTGDLEIFMSWADTIRRIKVMANADTPEDALTARNNGAEGIGLCRTEHMFFASDERIKAVRRMIMAVTTEQRKEALDLLLPYQRSDFEGIFRAMDGLPVTIRLLDPPLHEFLPEGNLEEIVSELTTHIGMREEDVYSRIEKLSEVNPMLGFRGCRLGISYPELTEMQARAIFQAAITMINQGISVFPEIMVPLVGTPQELGHQVGLIRNVAKKVFTEMGTSLNYKVGTMIEIPRAALVADEIAKEAEFFSFGTNDLTQMTFGYSRDDVGKFLPIYLAQGILQHDPFEVLDQRGVGQLIKMATERGRGARPNLKVGICGEHGGEPSSVAFFAEAGLDYVSCSPFRVPIARLAAAQVVV; encoded by the exons ATGAGTTCAACCATGAAGGGGTTGTTGCTAAAGCCCAATACAGATGTCAATGACACGTACATGAGAAAATTACTAAAACAGAAGTATAAAGAACAGCAATTTCTAGTAAATTACCCCTCTGTTGGCATCAATATGAGTTGTTCAACTTGGAGCAAAGTCATTAGGTGCCATCAACAAGAACCCAATGGCTTTTCAAATTCTCCAACTCCCATAAAAAAGCAAAATCTTCCACCTCAGGCAATTTTGACTCCTGTTTCAGATCCTACATCTACTGCAAAAAAG AGAGTTTATACTTTTGGAAAAGGAAAAAGCGAAGGAAACAAGGGCATGAAGTCCTTG CTGGGAGGTAAGGGAGCAAACCTTGCTGAAATGGCAAGCATTGGATTGTCCGTGCCACCTGGCCTTACTATATCAACAGAAGCATGCCAGGAGTATCAGATTGCCAAAAAGCTTCCACAAGGACTGTGGGAGGAAATACTGGATGGTTTGAAGGCTGTGGAGAAAAACATGGGGGCTTTCCTTGGGGACCCCTCGAAGCCTCTCCTTCTTTCGGTTCGGTCTGGTGCTGCT ATCTCTATGCCTGGGATGATGGATACTGTCTTGAACCTTGGACTCAGTGATGAAGTGGTTGCTGGTTTGGCTGCCAAAAGTGGAGAGAGGTTTGCTTATGACTCATACAGGCGATTTCTTGACATGTTTGGAGATGTG GTAATGGGTATTTCACATTCATTATTTGCGGAGAAGTTAGAGAAGTTAAAGGACATCAAAGGAGTGAAGCTTGACACTGAGCTCACAGCATCTGATCTTAAACAGCTTGTGGAGCAGTACAAAAATGTTTATATTGAAGCAAAGGGTGAGAAGTTTCCTTCAG ATCCCAAAAGACAGTTGGAGTTGGCTGTCAAAGCAGTTTTTGATTCTTGGGACAGTCCAAGAGCCATTAAATATCGGAGCATTAACCAGATAACAGGACTTAAAGGAACTGCAGTAAACATTCAATGCATGGTGTTCGGGAACATGGGTAACACATCAGGAACAGGTGTTCTCTTCACTAGGAATCCAAGCACCGGCGAGAAGAAGCTCTATGGAGAGTTTCTAGTCAATGCTCAG GGAGAGGATGTTGTCGCTGGAATTAGAACACCTCAGGACTTGGACACAATGAAGAAGCGTATGCCTGAAGCATACAGGGAGCTTGTTGAGAATTGTGAGATTTTAGAGAAACATTATAAAGATATGATG GATATCGAATTCACTGTTCAAGAAAATAGACTGTGGATGTTACAATGCCGAGCAGGGAAACGTACAGGTAAAGGAGCAGTAAAGATAGCAGTTGACATGGTGAATGAGGGACTTGTTGACAAGTGCACAGCTATAATGAGGGTGGAGCCGCAGCATCTGGACCAACTTCTTCATCCGCAG TTTGAAAATCCATCGGCTTATAAAGACAAGGTGATTGCAAAGGGCCTTCCTGCCTCTCCTGGGGCAGCAGTGGGACAGGTTGTGTTCAGTGCTGAAGATGCTGAAGCATGGCATGCACAAGGGAAGAGTGCTATTTTG GTGAGAACTGAAACAAGTCCAGAGGATGTTGGTGGCATGCATGCTGCTGCTGGGATCTTAACCGCGCGAGGTGGCATGACATCTCATGCAGCTGTTGTAGCCCGTGGCTGGGGTAAATGCTGTGTGTCTGGGTGTGCTGATATTGGTGTTAATGAATTGGAAAAG GTTCTCATCATTGGAGACAAAGTGATTCATGAAGGAGATTGGCTTTCATTAAACGGATCAACAGGTGAAGTAATCTTGGGGAAGCAACCACTATCGCCTCCAGCTCTGACTGGTGACTTGGAGATCTTCATGTCTTGGGCTGATACGATCAGGCGCATCAAG GTTATGGCAAATGCTGACACACCAGAAGATGCACTAACAGCAAGGAATAACGGTGCTGAAGGAATTGGTCTATGCAGGACAGAGCACATg TTCTTTGCATCAGACGAAAGGATAAAAGCTGTGAGAAGGATGATAATGGCTGTTACTACTGAGCAGAGGAAGGAAGCGCTCGACTTATTATTGCCTTACCAGAGATCTGATTTTGAGGGCATTTTCCGTGCAATGGATG GTCTTCCGGTGACTATTCGACTATTAGACCCCCCACTTCATGAATTTTTGCCAGAAGGGAACCTGGAAGAGATTGTGAGTGAACTAACAACACATATAGGCATGCGCGAGGAAGATGTCTATTCTAGGATTGAGAAACTGTCAGAAGTCAATCCCATGCTTGGATTCCGAGGCTGCAG ACTAGGTATATCCTACCCGGAACTGACAGAAATGCAGGCTCGTGCAATCTTTCAAGCTGCTATAACTATGATCAACCAGGGTATTTCAGTATTTCCAGAGATAATGGTCCCCCTTGTTGGAACCCCTCAG GAATTAGGTCATCAAGTCGGTTTAATCCGTAATGTTGCCAAAAAGGTTTTCACTGAGATGGGTACCTCATTGAATTATAAGGTGGGCACCATGATAGAGATTCCGAGAGCTGCTTTGGTTGCAGATGAG ATTGCTAAAGAAGCAGAGTTCTTTTCCTTTGGGACCAATGATCTCACACAAATGACATTTGGATATAGTAGAGATGATGTAGGCAAGTTTCTTCCCATATATCTAGCACAAGGCATCCTTCAACACGATCCATTCGAG GTTCTTGATCAAAGGGGTGTTGGCCAGCTCATCAAGATGGCCACAGAAAGAGGTCGGGGAGCAAGACCAAACTTGAAG GTTGGAATTTGTGGAGAACATGGTGGGGAGCCTTCTTCAGTTGCATTTTTTGCTGAGGCAGGATTGGACTATGTTTCTTGCTCTCCATTCAG GGTGCCCATTGCAAGGCTAGCTGCAGCACAAGTTGTAGTTTGA
- the LOC107842003 gene encoding pyruvate, phosphate dikinase, chloroplastic isoform X2: MQRVYTFGKGKSEGNKGMKSLLGGKGANLAEMASIGLSVPPGLTISTEACQEYQIAKKLPQGLWEEILDGLKAVEKNMGAFLGDPSKPLLLSVRSGAAISMPGMMDTVLNLGLSDEVVAGLAAKSGERFAYDSYRRFLDMFGDVVMGISHSLFAEKLEKLKDIKGVKLDTELTASDLKQLVEQYKNVYIEAKGEKFPSDPKRQLELAVKAVFDSWDSPRAIKYRSINQITGLKGTAVNIQCMVFGNMGNTSGTGVLFTRNPSTGEKKLYGEFLVNAQGEDVVAGIRTPQDLDTMKKRMPEAYRELVENCEILEKHYKDMMDIEFTVQENRLWMLQCRAGKRTGKGAVKIAVDMVNEGLVDKCTAIMRVEPQHLDQLLHPQFENPSAYKDKVIAKGLPASPGAAVGQVVFSAEDAEAWHAQGKSAILVRTETSPEDVGGMHAAAGILTARGGMTSHAAVVARGWGKCCVSGCADIGVNELEKVLIIGDKVIHEGDWLSLNGSTGEVILGKQPLSPPALTGDLEIFMSWADTIRRIKVMANADTPEDALTARNNGAEGIGLCRTEHMFFASDERIKAVRRMIMAVTTEQRKEALDLLLPYQRSDFEGIFRAMDGLPVTIRLLDPPLHEFLPEGNLEEIVSELTTHIGMREEDVYSRIEKLSEVNPMLGFRGCRLGISYPELTEMQARAIFQAAITMINQGISVFPEIMVPLVGTPQELGHQVGLIRNVAKKVFTEMGTSLNYKVGTMIEIPRAALVADEIAKEAEFFSFGTNDLTQMTFGYSRDDVGKFLPIYLAQGILQHDPFEVLDQRGVGQLIKMATERGRGARPNLKVGICGEHGGEPSSVAFFAEAGLDYVSCSPFRVPIARLAAAQVVV, from the exons ATGCAG AGAGTTTATACTTTTGGAAAAGGAAAAAGCGAAGGAAACAAGGGCATGAAGTCCTTG CTGGGAGGTAAGGGAGCAAACCTTGCTGAAATGGCAAGCATTGGATTGTCCGTGCCACCTGGCCTTACTATATCAACAGAAGCATGCCAGGAGTATCAGATTGCCAAAAAGCTTCCACAAGGACTGTGGGAGGAAATACTGGATGGTTTGAAGGCTGTGGAGAAAAACATGGGGGCTTTCCTTGGGGACCCCTCGAAGCCTCTCCTTCTTTCGGTTCGGTCTGGTGCTGCT ATCTCTATGCCTGGGATGATGGATACTGTCTTGAACCTTGGACTCAGTGATGAAGTGGTTGCTGGTTTGGCTGCCAAAAGTGGAGAGAGGTTTGCTTATGACTCATACAGGCGATTTCTTGACATGTTTGGAGATGTG GTAATGGGTATTTCACATTCATTATTTGCGGAGAAGTTAGAGAAGTTAAAGGACATCAAAGGAGTGAAGCTTGACACTGAGCTCACAGCATCTGATCTTAAACAGCTTGTGGAGCAGTACAAAAATGTTTATATTGAAGCAAAGGGTGAGAAGTTTCCTTCAG ATCCCAAAAGACAGTTGGAGTTGGCTGTCAAAGCAGTTTTTGATTCTTGGGACAGTCCAAGAGCCATTAAATATCGGAGCATTAACCAGATAACAGGACTTAAAGGAACTGCAGTAAACATTCAATGCATGGTGTTCGGGAACATGGGTAACACATCAGGAACAGGTGTTCTCTTCACTAGGAATCCAAGCACCGGCGAGAAGAAGCTCTATGGAGAGTTTCTAGTCAATGCTCAG GGAGAGGATGTTGTCGCTGGAATTAGAACACCTCAGGACTTGGACACAATGAAGAAGCGTATGCCTGAAGCATACAGGGAGCTTGTTGAGAATTGTGAGATTTTAGAGAAACATTATAAAGATATGATG GATATCGAATTCACTGTTCAAGAAAATAGACTGTGGATGTTACAATGCCGAGCAGGGAAACGTACAGGTAAAGGAGCAGTAAAGATAGCAGTTGACATGGTGAATGAGGGACTTGTTGACAAGTGCACAGCTATAATGAGGGTGGAGCCGCAGCATCTGGACCAACTTCTTCATCCGCAG TTTGAAAATCCATCGGCTTATAAAGACAAGGTGATTGCAAAGGGCCTTCCTGCCTCTCCTGGGGCAGCAGTGGGACAGGTTGTGTTCAGTGCTGAAGATGCTGAAGCATGGCATGCACAAGGGAAGAGTGCTATTTTG GTGAGAACTGAAACAAGTCCAGAGGATGTTGGTGGCATGCATGCTGCTGCTGGGATCTTAACCGCGCGAGGTGGCATGACATCTCATGCAGCTGTTGTAGCCCGTGGCTGGGGTAAATGCTGTGTGTCTGGGTGTGCTGATATTGGTGTTAATGAATTGGAAAAG GTTCTCATCATTGGAGACAAAGTGATTCATGAAGGAGATTGGCTTTCATTAAACGGATCAACAGGTGAAGTAATCTTGGGGAAGCAACCACTATCGCCTCCAGCTCTGACTGGTGACTTGGAGATCTTCATGTCTTGGGCTGATACGATCAGGCGCATCAAG GTTATGGCAAATGCTGACACACCAGAAGATGCACTAACAGCAAGGAATAACGGTGCTGAAGGAATTGGTCTATGCAGGACAGAGCACATg TTCTTTGCATCAGACGAAAGGATAAAAGCTGTGAGAAGGATGATAATGGCTGTTACTACTGAGCAGAGGAAGGAAGCGCTCGACTTATTATTGCCTTACCAGAGATCTGATTTTGAGGGCATTTTCCGTGCAATGGATG GTCTTCCGGTGACTATTCGACTATTAGACCCCCCACTTCATGAATTTTTGCCAGAAGGGAACCTGGAAGAGATTGTGAGTGAACTAACAACACATATAGGCATGCGCGAGGAAGATGTCTATTCTAGGATTGAGAAACTGTCAGAAGTCAATCCCATGCTTGGATTCCGAGGCTGCAG ACTAGGTATATCCTACCCGGAACTGACAGAAATGCAGGCTCGTGCAATCTTTCAAGCTGCTATAACTATGATCAACCAGGGTATTTCAGTATTTCCAGAGATAATGGTCCCCCTTGTTGGAACCCCTCAG GAATTAGGTCATCAAGTCGGTTTAATCCGTAATGTTGCCAAAAAGGTTTTCACTGAGATGGGTACCTCATTGAATTATAAGGTGGGCACCATGATAGAGATTCCGAGAGCTGCTTTGGTTGCAGATGAG ATTGCTAAAGAAGCAGAGTTCTTTTCCTTTGGGACCAATGATCTCACACAAATGACATTTGGATATAGTAGAGATGATGTAGGCAAGTTTCTTCCCATATATCTAGCACAAGGCATCCTTCAACACGATCCATTCGAG GTTCTTGATCAAAGGGGTGTTGGCCAGCTCATCAAGATGGCCACAGAAAGAGGTCGGGGAGCAAGACCAAACTTGAAG GTTGGAATTTGTGGAGAACATGGTGGGGAGCCTTCTTCAGTTGCATTTTTTGCTGAGGCAGGATTGGACTATGTTTCTTGCTCTCCATTCAG GGTGCCCATTGCAAGGCTAGCTGCAGCACAAGTTGTAGTTTGA